The Candidatus Dormiibacterota bacterium genome includes the window AAGGCGCAACGCGTCTTCAGCGAAACCGGAGGCCTGCACGCTGCGGCGCTCTTTGACGCGGATGGAACCCTGTTGGTTGCGCGCGAAGACATCGGACGACATAACGCCGTCGATAAGGCGATCGGTTGGGCGCGCATCGAAGGGCGCTTACCGCTGCATTCTTGCGTACTGCTGGTGAGCGGCCGAACCAGCTACGAAATTCTGCAGAAAGCCGCGGTGGCGGGCATACCGGTCGTGTGCTCGGTATCGGCTCCGAGTAGTCTAGCCGTCGATCTCGCTCGAGCGTTCAACATTACGCTGGCGGGATTTCTGCGCGACGGGCGCGTGAATATCTACAGCGTGCCGGAACGCATCACGCAGTAACCGCGCGGCCCACGAGCCGATCGAACGTGGCCACGACCTCCGCCGCGAGCACCGGCCGCATCAGGGTTTCGCTCGCCCCGAGCAGCGGCGTAGGCTCGTCCGATACCGCCACCAGCGGGATCGAGCGCTCGCGCGCAAACGTACGCAATTGGACGACGTTCTCTGCGGTTAATACGGGTAGATTCACCAGTAACGCATCGACGTGTTGAAGATCGGCCGCGTGGAAGAACTCCTCGACGCTTCCGGCCGTGGAGACGCGGTAACCCGCCTCCCGCAATCCATAGGCAACGAACGAACGGTCTCGCTCGGCATCGAGCACAACGACCGAACGCGGCGTACCGCTGCGCGGTACCTGCCGCGGCAGGCGTACCGTAAACGTACTGCCTTCGCCCAGCGCACTCTCAAGAGCGATGCTGCCGCCGTGGAGCGCGACGAGTTGCTTGGTTAAAAATAGTCCGAAGCCGGTACCCAATATATGCAACGCGCGCGCGTTCGAACCTCGCGAGAAGCGTTCGAAAACCGCCCCGGTCTCGCCGGCCGGTACGCCGATCCCGCTGTCGCGCACTTTCACCAGTACCGGATCTCCGGTCCCGTCGATGGTGATTTCCGGTGCGGTTCCGTTGGGCGAATACTTGATCGCGTTATCGATGAGGTTCGTAAAGACTTGCCGGAGCCGCTCGTCATCGCCGATCACCGTCGCCGATCCGATCGTGGAGACGATCACCTTCCGGCGGTTGGCGTACTGAGATGCTATCGTTCGAACGAGTTCCTCGAGATTTACCTGCCCTAATTGCAGCGTAATTTCGTTGCGTTCCAGTCTCGAAAGCGTCAGCGTATCGCTAGCGAGTTCGGAGAGCTGCATTGCAGAATCTTTGATCGTGGCAAGGAAATCGAGCTGCTCGTCCGTGACTTCGGCAACCTCGCTGGTGAGATCGGCGAAACCGACGATGGATGTCAGCGGGCCGCGAAAATCGTGGGCCAGCATCGCTATGAGGTCGCTCTTCGTCTGGCTCAGTTCGAGCACGGCGCTTCGGCGTTCGTCAAGCTCGTTGTAGAGGGTCACGTTGCGAGCGGCAACCACGAAGTACTCGGCCAAGAGATCGATCACGAAGAGGTCGGTACTTCGAAGCTGATGCCCAACTTGGGCATGCAGATCGAGGACATATTGCGCGTCGCCGAAGCGCCCGGCATAGGCTACGGCGCGGTTCCGCAGCGACGAAAGGGCGCGAGCCCTTCGTTCCATAGCCTCGTCGACCAGCGCATCGCCCATGCCGCCGTCCGCCCCTATACAACCTAGCTCTTCGACTTCGACGCAGCGTCCATCGTCGGTTACCGCGAGCACTCGCGATTCGATGCCGAGCAACTCCGTGATGATCTCTCGCAGCGTCGTTACGACTTCGCGCGCGTCGAGCGCGGTGAAGAGTCGCCGTGCGCTGCGCGTAAGGGCGAGCAGCCGATCATGCTCTTCCTCAAGAGCGGCCGTGCGTTGCACCTCATCGGTGATATCGCGTTCGATGGACACCCAGTGCGTGATCGCTCCCTGCGCGTCG containing:
- a CDS encoding PAS domain S-box protein; this encodes MLKPPLPEIESERLKALQDLQILDTPEEALYDAFTHLASELAGTSIATISLVDEDRQWFKSSRGLPVREISRNISLCNPVVESGHAMIVPDIRVDERFRDNPLVTEEPFLRFYAGLPLTTAEGHTIGTLCVMDQVPHTLSPLQISALESIAKALMAALESRRRFLKLFDSAHIDLFTIDPLAKTIAFASKGACERLGYSLREIAGMPIFDVLPILLDRAFDDAIARIRSGLPVVRDAELRRRDGTSYPVELRVDLVREDGTERVIAIAIDQTEREIARREIDLLTRAINVAGDAILVYRVVPGGTLQLDYVNDAFTLRTGYSHDEALGRSLESFRQNMPDDEGMRKARSALAGGKPTEAELISYRKDGSTYWNQVSLYPILDAQGAITHWVSIERDITDEVQRTAALEEEHDRLLALTRSARRLFTALDAREVVTTLREIITELLGIESRVLAVTDDGRCVEVEELGCIGADGGMGDALVDEAMERRARALSSLRNRAVAYAGRFGDAQYVLDLHAQVGHQLRSTDLFVIDLLAEYFVVAARNVTLYNELDERRSAVLELSQTKSDLIAMLAHDFRGPLTSIVGFADLTSEVAEVTDEQLDFLATIKDSAMQLSELASDTLTLSRLERNEITLQLGQVNLEELVRTIASQYANRRKVIVSTIGSATVIGDDERLRQVFTNLIDNAIKYSPNGTAPEITIDGTGDPVLVKVRDSGIGVPAGETGAVFERFSRGSNARALHILGTGFGLFLTKQLVALHGGSIALESALGEGSTFTVRLPRQVPRSGTPRSVVVLDAERDRSFVAYGLREAGYRVSTAGSVEEFFHAADLQHVDALLVNLPVLTAENVVQLRTFARERSIPLVAVSDEPTPLLGASETLMRPVLAAEVVATFDRLVGRAVTA